A genomic window from Anthocerotibacter panamensis C109 includes:
- a CDS encoding RHS repeat-associated core domain-containing protein translates to MTNGVKKRYLVGLGLDAVYASRANGADEYLLRDPFNNSVIAVVAGVGTPFVKTGYGYTPFGQVSQVGTSTNNLTFTGREDDGTGLIYYRARYYSPDLQRFIAEDPLGFGGGDTNLYRYVGNAPHVAVDPSGLQQTPINPKSPLNPHPTPSREVMLSEVPGATTAGACDFLFSAEPVQTNLTTCTCDSFDRCFECQTEGFCTQVCGPGTIFSCGGGVLPPGGGGGVLPPGGGGGGGGTFPTISSVSSFSAQVGQTVTLTGNNLGNATQVWFGGVPAAFTLNVSTNQVTAAVPPNAPTAPVSVVTPGGTTQTAQNFVPTPVPTAAGNRQFDLGIAAQQQDEQFIEFLRQPFEARRRAYENRLAQVTNAPPLGRLFLPPPSSPPPLPYAGGAGVRDNNRRENIFQDRVNERLGLLRNYVSVTHFVPGIGLVTTIPDIFDGTRNAGVTDIKDEIDISFTRQLRAQAGVAMSLNTSFNLIISPRTRTISVPLQRAVRQTGGIIVEFDSVTGRFQNVQFDQSYPNRIKR, encoded by the coding sequence GTGACCAATGGGGTCAAGAAGCGCTACCTGGTTGGCTTAGGGCTCGATGCGGTCTATGCCAGCCGTGCTAATGGCGCAGACGAGTACCTGCTCAGAGACCCCTTCAATAACTCTGTTATCGCTGTGGTAGCAGGAGTCGGCACTCCCTTTGTCAAAACAGGCTATGGCTACACGCCCTTTGGTCAAGTCAGCCAAGTGGGGACCAGCACCAACAATCTAACCTTCACGGGCCGCGAGGACGACGGAACCGGCCTCATCTACTACCGCGCCCGCTATTATTCTCCCGACCTCCAACGCTTTATCGCAGAAGACCCCCTCGGTTTTGGGGGTGGCGACACCAATCTCTACCGCTATGTGGGTAATGCGCCCCATGTCGCCGTGGACCCCAGTGGCCTCCAGCAAACCCCAATAAATCCTAAGTCTCCCCTCAATCCTCATCCCACCCCTAGCCGTGAAGTTATGCTCTCCGAAGTACCAGGGGCTACTACGGCTGGAGCCTGTGATTTTCTATTCAGTGCCGAGCCAGTACAGACAAATCTCACTACCTGTACCTGCGATTCATTTGATCGGTGCTTTGAGTGTCAGACAGAAGGCTTTTGCACTCAGGTTTGTGGACCAGGAACAATATTTAGCTGTGGGGGCGGGGTTCTTCCTCCAGGCGGCGGTGGCGGGGTTCTTCCTCCAGGTGGCGGTGGGGGCGGCGGCGGAACGTTCCCGACTATCAGCAGTGTGAGCAGTTTCAGTGCCCAAGTGGGTCAGACGGTGACACTCACGGGCAACAATCTGGGCAATGCCACGCAAGTGTGGTTTGGAGGAGTTCCAGCAGCGTTCACCCTCAATGTCTCGACCAATCAAGTGACAGCGGCAGTGCCCCCGAATGCCCCCACGGCTCCTGTCAGTGTGGTCACGCCGGGTGGGACAACGCAGACAGCGCAGAACTTTGTGCCCACCCCCGTACCGACCGCTGCGGGGAATAGACAGTTCGATTTGGGCATAGCTGCTCAGCAACAGGATGAGCAGTTCATCGAATTCTTGAGGCAACCATTTGAGGCTAGACGCCGGGCTTATGAAAATCGCTTAGCGCAAGTTACCAATGCACCTCCTCTGGGCCGTCTTTTTCTACCCCCACCTTCATCCCCACCACCATTACCTTATGCTGGCGGCGCAGGGGTCCGGGATAATAACCGCAGAGAGAATATCTTTCAAGATCGAGTGAACGAAAGGCTGGGATTATTAAGAAATTATGTTTCAGTTACCCACTTTGTGCCTGGGATTGGCTTGGTAACAACTATTCCAGACATTTTTGATGGCACTAGAAACGCTGGTGTAACAGATATTAAAGATGAAATAGACATATCTTTTACTAGACAGTTAAGAGCTCAAGCAGGAGTTGCTATGAGCTTAAACACAAGTTTTAACTTGATAATTAGCCCGCGAACACGGACGATATCTGTGCCCTTGCAGCGAGCTGTGCGGCAGACTGGTGGTATAATTGTAGAGTTTGATTCGGTTACAGGACGCTTCCAGAACGTACAGTTTGATCAAAGTTACCCGAACCGAATTAAGAGGTAG
- a CDS encoding sigma-70 family RNA polymerase sigma factor, giving the protein MNDVDKNLLLSSIARQDRAALDKLYDCYARILHAVAFKILGSTEESEEVILDVFMQVWRTASSFDPSRGQVDSWLFLLTRSRALDRLRALQRSQRSVTASQTALQNQPADPQEYVLSSERRDLMQKALCQLPPEQREVLELAYYRGLSHHEIAQFMDKPLGTVKTRIRLGLTKLRENLSPPKQDGD; this is encoded by the coding sequence ATGAACGACGTTGACAAAAATTTGTTGCTTTCTAGCATTGCCCGCCAAGACCGTGCGGCCCTGGACAAGCTCTATGACTGCTACGCCCGGATACTCCATGCCGTGGCTTTTAAGATCCTTGGCTCAACCGAGGAGTCCGAAGAGGTGATCCTGGATGTGTTTATGCAGGTGTGGCGGACGGCGAGCAGTTTTGACCCGAGCCGTGGGCAGGTGGATAGTTGGTTATTTTTGTTGACCCGTAGCCGTGCCCTGGACCGCCTCCGTGCCCTACAACGCAGCCAACGTAGTGTCACAGCCAGTCAGACAGCGCTCCAGAACCAACCTGCTGATCCGCAAGAGTATGTTTTAAGTTCAGAACGGCGCGACCTTATGCAAAAGGCGCTGTGTCAGTTGCCCCCCGAGCAGCGCGAAGTGCTGGAACTGGCCTATTATCGGGGTCTGTCGCACCACGAAATCGCCCAATTCATGGATAAACCCCTGGGTACGGTCAAAACTCGTATTCGCCTGGGATTGACGAAATTACGTGAAAACCTGAGTCCACCGAAACAGGATGGTGACTAA
- a CDS encoding cupin domain-containing protein, which yields MNEPALDLASLAALELIDAAEREDWAALLAEAPELEQELAEFQTAAALIGYGAPSVPLNPQLKDRLHEKLNQEPEDLPFVAVRAQTLQWQQSVIPGVMFAALFVNEPRRLWSGLLRAQPGVHYPLHRHAHFEEMYMLSGDLVVNGEVYGPGDYLRSATGTCHDSYTPTGCMFFFHTSLDDEFLEPEYAMTH from the coding sequence ATGAATGAACCGGCGCTGGATCTGGCATCCCTCGCAGCCCTTGAGCTGATCGATGCAGCCGAGCGAGAGGACTGGGCGGCACTTCTGGCTGAGGCACCGGAACTCGAACAGGAATTGGCTGAATTCCAGACAGCAGCAGCACTCATCGGCTATGGGGCTCCCTCTGTTCCTTTGAACCCCCAGCTCAAAGACCGCCTTCATGAAAAGTTGAATCAGGAGCCAGAAGATTTGCCCTTTGTCGCTGTGCGGGCACAGACGCTCCAGTGGCAACAGTCTGTCATTCCGGGAGTCATGTTTGCCGCTTTGTTTGTGAATGAGCCACGCCGTCTATGGTCGGGGCTTTTGCGTGCGCAGCCCGGTGTTCACTATCCCCTCCATCGCCATGCGCACTTTGAAGAAATGTATATGCTCAGTGGAGACTTGGTGGTCAATGGGGAGGTCTATGGGCCTGGGGATTATCTGCGCTCAGCGACAGGGACATGCCACGACTCCTACACGCCCACCGGCTGTATGTTTTTCTTCCATACCTCGCTGGATGATGAGTTTTTAGAGCCCGAGTACGCCATGACTCATTGA